A single region of the Halobacterium wangiae genome encodes:
- a CDS encoding DUF7504 family protein: protein MTRATRPGEASERPDEGTLALLPTSGVENGEHVCAARLADADAAFVVAIRQSPGGWLDGRSETLPPTRFVATYPHPDCVRTVSDPGDLTGIGIAVSEFLDALPADATPGVCLDSLTTLLQYTGPTRVYRFLQVCVGRVRAADGTFHCHVDPSAHGDDVMTTLEDVFDVVLETSSR, encoded by the coding sequence ATGACACGCGCAACTCGTCCGGGGGAGGCGAGCGAGCGACCGGACGAGGGTACTCTCGCGTTGCTTCCCACCTCGGGCGTCGAGAACGGCGAGCACGTCTGCGCCGCGCGCCTCGCGGACGCCGACGCCGCCTTCGTCGTCGCCATCCGGCAGTCTCCCGGCGGGTGGCTCGACGGCCGCTCCGAGACTCTGCCGCCCACGCGGTTCGTCGCCACGTACCCGCACCCCGACTGCGTCCGCACCGTCTCCGACCCCGGCGACCTGACCGGCATCGGAATCGCCGTCTCCGAGTTCCTCGACGCGCTCCCGGCCGACGCCACGCCCGGCGTCTGTCTGGACTCGCTCACGACACTCCTGCAGTACACCGGCCCGACGCGCGTCTACCGCTTCCTGCAGGTGTGCGTCGGCCGCGTCCGTGCCGCCGACGGGACGTTCCACTGCCACGTCGACCCGAGCGCGCACGGCGACGACGTGATGACGACGCTCGAGGACGTCTTCGACGTCGTCCTCGAAACCTCTTCGCGCTGA
- a CDS encoding ORC1-type DNA replication protein, producing MDDDPEEGMLGWDETVFRDEHVLEIDYVPEVFRHRESQLQTLQYALRPAVRGSRPLNVMVRGPPGTGKTTAVQKLFGELGGQRGVRTVRVNCQVDSTRYAVFSRVFEEIFEYEPPSSGISFKKLFGQVAERIAEEDEVLVVALDDVNYLFYEGEASDTLYSLLRAHETHSGARVGVIVVSSDLDLDVIENLDSRVQSVFRPEEAYFPSYDRGDITDILRDRIEVGFREGAVPTTVLDKVSKLTDEAGDLRVGIDVLRRAGLHAESRASKTVEPQDVDAVYEQAKHIHLSRNLRALSDQERALVETVANFDGEQAGEVYEEFRERTDLGYTRYTEIVNKLDKLGLIEAEYEQLEGRGRSRTLRLAHDPETVKEQL from the coding sequence ATGGACGACGACCCCGAAGAGGGGATGCTGGGCTGGGACGAGACCGTCTTCCGCGACGAGCACGTCCTCGAGATCGACTACGTCCCCGAGGTGTTCCGCCACCGCGAGTCCCAGCTACAGACCCTCCAGTACGCGCTCCGCCCTGCCGTCCGGGGGTCGCGACCGCTGAACGTGATGGTCCGCGGACCGCCCGGCACCGGGAAGACCACCGCCGTACAGAAGCTGTTCGGCGAACTCGGCGGCCAGCGCGGCGTGCGGACGGTGCGGGTCAACTGCCAGGTCGACTCCACGCGCTACGCCGTCTTCTCCCGCGTCTTCGAGGAGATCTTCGAGTACGAGCCGCCGTCCTCGGGCATCTCGTTCAAGAAGCTGTTCGGGCAGGTCGCCGAGCGGATCGCCGAGGAGGACGAGGTGCTCGTGGTCGCGCTCGACGACGTGAACTACCTCTTCTACGAGGGCGAGGCCTCCGACACGCTGTACTCGCTGCTGCGCGCCCACGAGACCCACTCGGGGGCGCGCGTCGGCGTCATCGTGGTGTCCTCGGACCTCGACCTCGACGTCATCGAGAACCTCGACAGCCGCGTGCAGTCCGTGTTCCGCCCCGAGGAGGCGTACTTTCCCTCCTACGACCGCGGAGATATCACGGACATCCTCCGGGACCGCATCGAGGTCGGGTTCCGCGAGGGCGCGGTGCCGACGACGGTGCTGGACAAGGTGAGCAAACTCACCGACGAGGCCGGCGACCTCCGGGTCGGTATCGACGTACTCCGGCGGGCCGGCCTCCACGCCGAGTCCCGCGCGAGCAAGACCGTCGAACCGCAGGACGTCGACGCCGTCTACGAGCAGGCCAAACACATCCACCTCTCGCGGAACCTCCGCGCGCTCTCCGACCAGGAGCGCGCGCTCGTCGAGACGGTCGCGAACTTCGACGGCGAGCAGGCCGGCGAGGTGTACGAGGAGTTCCGCGAGCGCACGGACCTCGGCTACACGCGCTACACGGAGATCGTCAACAAACTCGACAAACTCGGGCTCATCGAGGCCGAGTACGAGCAACTGGAGGGCCGCGGGCGCTCGCGGACGCTCCGCCTCGCCCACGACCCCGAGACGGTCAAGGAACAGCTCTAA
- a CDS encoding helix-turn-helix transcriptional regulator, with the protein MVSDTIHEFVARSAVRRAVLHAVADGGATTDDLLAAVEGSRSAVYKAVDALSEAGLVVHGDDDLATTGLGDVVAGRLADRERVARLLDGDGYWESHDASVLPTPFRRRLPALADAEVVESPDTYPTRARARAKSLLSSAERVDAFLTVRDPERADALTGRASGARTRVVLDESLSPADSGVSASEDGVSVRAGDAPCALCVTDDALLVQLPHLDGTFDDQSFLLARTDPALAWGRDYFEFGWQSATVPPEETAVSSR; encoded by the coding sequence ATGGTCTCCGACACGATACACGAGTTCGTCGCGCGCTCGGCCGTGCGGCGGGCCGTCCTCCACGCCGTCGCGGACGGTGGGGCGACCACCGACGACCTGCTCGCTGCCGTCGAGGGGAGTCGGTCGGCGGTGTACAAGGCCGTCGACGCGCTCTCGGAGGCGGGACTGGTGGTGCACGGCGACGACGACCTGGCGACGACGGGACTCGGCGACGTCGTGGCGGGCCGTCTCGCCGACCGCGAGCGTGTCGCCCGGTTGCTCGACGGCGACGGCTACTGGGAGTCCCACGACGCGAGCGTCCTCCCGACGCCGTTCCGGCGGCGACTCCCCGCGCTCGCCGACGCGGAGGTGGTCGAGAGCCCCGACACCTACCCGACGCGAGCGAGAGCGCGCGCGAAGTCGCTGCTGTCGTCGGCCGAGCGGGTCGACGCGTTCCTCACGGTCCGCGACCCCGAGCGCGCGGACGCGCTGACCGGGCGGGCGAGCGGTGCGCGAACTCGCGTCGTACTCGACGAGAGCCTCTCACCGGCGGACAGCGGCGTGTCGGCTTCCGAGGACGGCGTCTCCGTCCGGGCCGGCGACGCCCCGTGTGCGCTCTGTGTGACCGACGACGCGCTGCTCGTCCAGTTGCCCCACCTCGACGGCACCTTCGACGACCAGTCGTTCCTGCTGGCACGGACGGACCCAGCGCTGGCGTGGGGCCGGGACTACTTCGAGTTCGGGTGGCAGTCGGCGACGGTGCCGCCCGAGGAAACCGCCGTCAGCAGCCGGTAA
- a CDS encoding Rieske 2Fe-2S domain-containing protein, producing the protein MSSNDDKYPANSGRRRFVKGVVGSAGLASAGTAGVAAVNSLVSSSGVGGGAVAYYGIENTKGPAPRAMPQIPVEIDDEGYLRGRWTGFEEVEARDGSTKLVVQTEEIGGIEYSPQWFQYCGIQGLGGLSPEYDGDNYFRYASGGRAYDWQPSSGRVAVEDFADYETWTNGVGTDGLGKGAFATWRSQDVDTPIPVQILRSSRIERAAEGDDEGAEWLAASTDEGFMAVLNKCTHYCCTPKFKSPQGPKFDAGDESYCPCHQSAYDPFSIVKRSFTALPRPE; encoded by the coding sequence ATGTCCTCCAACGACGACAAGTACCCGGCGAACTCCGGCCGTCGCCGGTTCGTGAAAGGCGTGGTCGGGTCGGCCGGCCTGGCCAGCGCCGGCACCGCCGGGGTCGCCGCCGTGAACTCACTGGTCTCCTCGTCTGGCGTCGGCGGCGGCGCGGTGGCCTACTACGGCATCGAGAACACCAAGGGGCCCGCCCCTCGCGCGATGCCCCAGATCCCCGTCGAGATAGACGACGAGGGCTACCTCAGGGGCCGCTGGACCGGGTTCGAGGAAGTCGAAGCCAGGGACGGGAGCACGAAACTCGTCGTCCAGACCGAGGAGATCGGCGGCATCGAGTACTCGCCGCAGTGGTTCCAGTACTGCGGCATCCAGGGACTCGGCGGGCTCTCCCCGGAGTACGACGGCGACAACTACTTCCGGTACGCGTCCGGCGGCCGCGCCTACGACTGGCAGCCGTCGAGTGGTCGCGTCGCCGTCGAGGACTTCGCGGACTACGAGACGTGGACGAACGGCGTCGGCACCGACGGTCTCGGGAAGGGTGCGTTCGCCACGTGGCGCTCACAGGACGTCGACACGCCGATCCCCGTCCAGATACTCCGGAGTTCGCGCATCGAGCGGGCCGCGGAGGGCGACGACGAGGGGGCGGAGTGGCTCGCCGCGAGCACCGACGAGGGGTTCATGGCGGTGCTGAACAAGTGCACGCACTACTGCTGCACGCCGAAGTTCAAGTCTCCCCAGGGGCCGAAGTTCGACGCCGGCGACGAGTCGTACTGCCCCTGCCATCAGTCCGCCTACGACCCGTTCAGCATCGTGAAGCGCTCGTTCACGGCACTCCCGCGGCCGGAGTAG
- a CDS encoding sensor histidine kinase translates to MNAWERSVSAVGGRRLVGALGALYVVLAVGWVLTQDLGDPLLDELIVFLLVAGPGFVILYGGSRLDRFQVNPEFYPTVVAWCFGGLVVMLAVLGFYSLQPGEQVDEPSVVLILTGLASLAGLATGIYNAQARTRASELEDAVEQLAASNERLEQFAYAASHDLQEPLRMVSSYLQLIENRYGDDLDEDAEEFIEYAVDGADRMRTMIESLLEYSRVTTEGGAFEPTDTNAVLEDVLTDLQLRVEETDATVTVDDLPTVPADSDQLAQVFQNLLSNALRYSGDEPPRIHVSGERTGDTWRFAVADEGVGIAAEHQDRIFTVFEQVHGHGAGEAGESGIGLAMCERIVERHGGDIWVESDSGEGATFYFTIPATVDPTPAAGVP, encoded by the coding sequence ATGAACGCCTGGGAGCGCTCCGTCTCCGCCGTCGGCGGACGACGACTCGTCGGCGCGCTCGGAGCGCTGTACGTCGTGCTCGCCGTCGGCTGGGTGCTCACTCAGGACCTCGGCGACCCGCTACTGGACGAACTCATCGTCTTCCTGCTGGTCGCCGGTCCCGGCTTCGTCATCCTCTACGGCGGGAGCCGACTGGACCGCTTCCAGGTCAACCCCGAGTTCTACCCGACCGTCGTTGCCTGGTGTTTCGGCGGGCTCGTAGTGATGCTCGCCGTCCTCGGGTTCTACAGCCTCCAGCCCGGCGAACAGGTCGACGAGCCGTCGGTCGTCCTCATCCTGACGGGACTCGCCAGCCTCGCCGGACTCGCCACCGGCATCTACAACGCGCAGGCCAGGACGCGGGCGAGCGAACTCGAGGACGCGGTCGAACAGCTGGCGGCGTCGAACGAGCGCCTCGAACAGTTCGCGTACGCGGCGTCCCACGACCTCCAGGAGCCGCTGCGGATGGTGTCGAGTTACCTCCAGTTGATCGAGAACCGATACGGCGACGACCTGGACGAGGACGCCGAGGAGTTCATCGAGTACGCGGTGGACGGCGCCGACCGCATGCGGACGATGATCGAGAGCCTCCTCGAGTACTCCCGCGTCACGACCGAGGGCGGGGCGTTCGAGCCGACGGACACCAACGCGGTCCTCGAGGACGTACTCACCGACCTCCAGCTACGGGTCGAGGAGACAGACGCGACAGTCACCGTCGACGACCTCCCCACGGTGCCCGCGGACTCGGACCAGCTCGCACAGGTGTTCCAGAACCTGCTCTCGAACGCGCTCAGGTACAGCGGCGACGAACCGCCGCGGATCCACGTGAGCGGCGAACGGACGGGTGACACCTGGCGGTTCGCCGTCGCCGACGAGGGGGTCGGTATCGCCGCCGAACACCAGGACCGCATCTTCACCGTCTTCGAGCAGGTTCACGGCCACGGAGCGGGAGAGGCCGGTGAGAGCGGCATCGGCCTCGCGATGTGCGAGCGCATCGTCGAACGCCACGGCGGCGACATCTGGGTCGAGTCCGACTCCGGTGAGGGAGCGACGTTCTACTTCACCATCCCGGCGACCGTCGACCCTACTCCGGCCGCGGGAGTGCCGTGA
- a CDS encoding endonuclease MutS2 produces the protein MELEAIPGVGAKTADALRSLDDPEDALERGDVAAVAAAPGVSEGRAARIVQGAIRARHDDDGGFLATDRAREVHEVVLELLQERAVTEYASQRLRTFYPSAVDSRIAEVNEFAAAAMERDPDLAVLEALDGVEPLSRPDSLAVRDRCLATTDAETYSAARETFPELSVEVVEDARGLADLARGYSTVVALDEAFVGVEVEGDVRVEPDALDRPEEVVPERVLSFFATNRDRIRAAVAVHQAAGLETDVDLDELDAALEQLESDGSVAGDEELDRLSTAVDDLDAAVSTSESVANDRLREAIQEQDVTIEGADLLSLVERGAGVDSLLSRELADEYAAAVDAARDNLVDALDLRDGEAAVARRAFGDDPTFPVTHDEEAVSRLREDLTATRDRRAAERKRDLAATLADLREPTGALVNRALDLDVELAVARFADDFDCVLAERGGRGFDVDGGRSPILDVDFEDVDPVDYGVDGVSLLSGVNSGGKTSTLDLVAVVVVLAHMGLPVPAESARVPEVEELHYYAKSQGTLDAGAFEATLRDFAGLTEGAARKLVLVDELESITEPGASAKIVAGILEELHEAGASGVFVSHLAGEIAEQCGFDVTVDGIRARGLEDGELVVERSPVKDHLARSTPELIVEKLAEGGGSDFYGRLLEKF, from the coding sequence ATGGAACTGGAGGCGATTCCGGGCGTGGGTGCGAAGACCGCGGACGCCCTCAGGTCGCTCGATGACCCCGAGGACGCCCTGGAGCGCGGCGACGTGGCGGCCGTCGCGGCCGCGCCGGGCGTCAGCGAGGGGCGGGCCGCGCGCATCGTCCAGGGCGCCATCCGCGCGCGCCACGACGACGACGGCGGCTTCCTCGCCACGGACCGCGCGCGGGAGGTGCACGAGGTCGTCCTCGAACTGCTGCAGGAGCGCGCGGTGACGGAGTACGCGAGCCAGCGGCTGCGGACGTTCTACCCGAGCGCCGTCGACTCGCGTATCGCGGAGGTCAACGAGTTCGCCGCGGCGGCGATGGAGCGCGACCCCGACCTCGCAGTGCTGGAGGCGCTGGACGGCGTCGAACCGCTGTCGCGGCCGGACAGTCTCGCGGTCCGGGACCGGTGTCTCGCCACGACCGACGCGGAGACGTACAGCGCGGCGCGGGAGACGTTCCCCGAGTTGTCCGTTGAAGTCGTCGAGGACGCCCGCGGCCTGGCGGATCTGGCGCGGGGGTACTCGACGGTGGTCGCGCTCGACGAGGCGTTCGTCGGCGTCGAGGTCGAGGGCGACGTGCGCGTCGAACCGGACGCGCTCGACCGACCGGAGGAGGTCGTGCCGGAGCGCGTGCTCTCCTTCTTCGCGACGAACCGCGACCGCATCCGGGCGGCCGTCGCGGTCCACCAGGCCGCGGGGCTGGAGACGGACGTCGACCTGGACGAACTGGACGCGGCGCTCGAACAGTTGGAGAGCGACGGGAGCGTCGCCGGCGACGAGGAACTCGACCGCCTGTCGACGGCCGTCGACGACCTCGACGCCGCCGTCTCGACGTCCGAGTCCGTGGCGAACGACCGGCTCCGGGAGGCCATCCAGGAGCAGGACGTGACCATCGAGGGCGCGGACCTGCTGAGCCTCGTGGAGCGCGGCGCGGGGGTCGACAGTCTGCTCTCCCGGGAACTCGCCGACGAGTACGCCGCGGCCGTCGACGCCGCCCGCGACAACCTCGTGGACGCACTCGACCTGCGGGACGGCGAGGCGGCGGTCGCGCGCCGGGCGTTCGGCGACGACCCGACGTTCCCGGTGACTCACGACGAGGAGGCGGTCTCGCGGCTCCGCGAGGACCTCACCGCGACCCGGGACCGGCGTGCCGCCGAGCGCAAGCGCGACCTCGCGGCGACGCTCGCGGACCTCCGGGAGCCGACGGGGGCGCTCGTGAACCGGGCGCTGGACCTGGACGTGGAACTGGCCGTCGCGCGGTTCGCCGACGACTTCGACTGCGTGCTCGCCGAGCGCGGCGGGCGCGGGTTCGACGTCGACGGCGGCCGCTCGCCCATCCTCGACGTCGACTTCGAGGACGTCGACCCCGTGGACTACGGCGTCGACGGCGTCTCGCTGCTGTCGGGCGTGAACTCCGGCGGGAAGACGAGCACGCTGGACCTCGTGGCCGTCGTCGTCGTGCTCGCGCACATGGGCCTCCCGGTGCCCGCCGAGTCCGCCCGCGTCCCCGAGGTCGAGGAACTCCACTACTACGCGAAGTCCCAGGGGACGCTGGACGCGGGCGCCTTCGAGGCGACGCTCCGGGACTTCGCGGGGCTCACGGAGGGCGCCGCGCGGAAACTCGTGCTCGTCGACGAACTCGAGTCGATCACGGAGCCCGGGGCGTCGGCGAAGATCGTCGCGGGCATCCTCGAGGAACTCCACGAGGCCGGCGCGTCTGGCGTGTTCGTCTCCCACCTCGCGGGCGAGATCGCCGAGCAGTGCGGCTTCGACGTGACCGTCGACGGCATCCGCGCGAGGGGGCTGGAGGACGGCGAACTCGTCGTCGAGCGCTCCCCCGTGAAGGACCACCTCGCGCGCTCGACGCCCGAACTCATCGTGGAGAAACTCGCGGAGGGCGGCGGCAGCGACTTCTACGGCCGGCTGCTGGAGAAGTTCTAG
- the tatC gene encoding twin-arginine translocase subunit TatC — protein sequence MAEEPDGGRDVHGERAPRVDWSGLEPAVRRVEDAPADRTDRTDWGDLTPAVRSIEPGGRLGDWSDLTPAIRPQSSGDGWTAEDFHTPETREGPSTASDPQLLADEEHQADEPGDSATETVIEPDETPTSDDDLVASAPESDAEQPLAVHIEEMIKRLAIVIAVAGLASVVVFPLTEGLITTIWNYVLPGGEAVDPRVYHPLELIITQVKVASLAGLVVALPVFVYESYAFMRPGLYKHERRYYLAAVPSSLVLAVLGVLFGYLLVLPYTMDYFQGYTEGTADVAFALGTTFNLILMVMGYLAVVFQIPLFIMLAIMLGVVTRRWLESRRLLFWAAFAGISFTFGAIDPTGVVPIIVAITMIALFEGTLALLRWTGN from the coding sequence ATGGCCGAGGAACCGGACGGCGGACGCGACGTGCACGGCGAGCGTGCGCCACGCGTCGACTGGAGTGGCCTCGAGCCAGCCGTCCGCCGCGTCGAGGACGCCCCCGCCGACCGCACCGACCGCACCGACTGGGGCGACCTCACCCCGGCCGTCCGCTCCATCGAACCCGGCGGCCGACTCGGCGACTGGAGCGACCTCACGCCCGCGATTCGCCCGCAGTCGAGCGGCGACGGGTGGACCGCCGAGGACTTCCACACCCCCGAGACCCGGGAGGGACCCTCGACGGCGTCGGACCCCCAGTTGCTCGCCGACGAGGAACACCAGGCCGACGAACCGGGCGACTCCGCCACGGAGACCGTCATCGAGCCGGACGAGACGCCGACGTCCGACGACGACCTGGTGGCGAGTGCGCCCGAGAGCGACGCCGAACAGCCCCTCGCCGTCCACATCGAGGAGATGATCAAGCGCCTCGCCATCGTCATCGCCGTGGCGGGGCTCGCCAGCGTCGTCGTCTTCCCGCTCACCGAGGGGCTCATCACCACCATCTGGAACTACGTCCTCCCGGGCGGCGAGGCCGTCGACCCCCGCGTTTACCACCCGCTGGAGCTCATCATCACGCAGGTGAAGGTCGCCAGCCTCGCCGGCCTCGTCGTCGCGCTCCCCGTCTTCGTCTACGAGTCCTACGCGTTCATGCGCCCCGGCCTGTACAAGCACGAGCGGCGCTACTACCTCGCGGCCGTCCCCAGCAGCCTCGTGCTCGCCGTGCTCGGCGTCCTGTTCGGCTATCTCCTCGTGCTCCCGTACACGATGGACTACTTCCAGGGGTACACCGAGGGCACGGCCGACGTCGCGTTCGCACTCGGCACGACGTTCAACCTCATACTGATGGTGATGGGGTACCTCGCCGTCGTCTTCCAGATTCCGCTGTTCATCATGCTCGCCATCATGCTCGGCGTCGTCACCCGGCGCTGGCTGGAGAGCCGCCGCCTGCTGTTCTGGGCGGCGTTCGCGGGGATCTCGTTCACGTTCGGCGCCATCGACCCGACCGGCGTCGTCCCCATCATCGTCGCCATCACTATGATCGCCCTCTTCGAGGGGACGCTCGCGCTGCTGCGGTGGACTGGAAATTAG
- the tatC gene encoding Sec-independent protein translocase TatC: protein MSSSGSDIVDPDTARAIGSGRETVGVLLRSAQKRLQHVFIAFALGLVGGIFAMRLYVWPELREDLLVETAEIIAQTPFDVILMQVKIGLFTGVAFIVPVVLYHAREPLRERDMIPELRITKYHVFGFVVVFLGLAAVGIAYAYLLFFPLMFDFLAGNAVGSGLAPKYSIVKWTEFIFFLALSFALAAQLPLLMSALSYTGIVPYETFRDKWKYAVMGIFAFGAMFSPPDPFTQLLWATPLILLYGLSLYLSKVVVTMKRGREHVDVGGVFRERWNRILGVAVLGFGAGYAFGNFEGVAAINDGLAAIGSSVRLSTAAATFGVPAETSFLLLGAIFAAVALLAALFYYVYVAVERAAKAVAAAGGGAPTEIDLDVVDVQGVRAAPPEKFASMSEDEAMAAAQRALEDGDDQKAQAILDRFDEVQAELEAQAEESEDESNPVQSTAAGMMDAFTEEETTEDDIGGYYYDIRFILGSLRSRAFRIVGTFMALLVTIFGWFYYGGFAELRDDFIARIPQDVQPAGDVAWPITLHPVEALVFQVKISTVLATIGVLPILIYYMWPALADRGLVTGDRRTILVWGGGIVGGLAVGSYLGYSFVAPELISFLVYDALQSGMVISYTVSNFAWMVFLLTVGIGLLADIPVTMVLFHLGGIVSYDTMRRRWRVPVLSIFAFSSLVTPDSLYTMFLIALPMILMYFLGLGILFVVTLGGRRGGPRTPASEA from the coding sequence ATGAGTAGCTCCGGCTCGGACATCGTGGATCCGGACACGGCGCGTGCCATCGGCTCCGGCCGGGAGACAGTCGGCGTGCTGTTGCGCTCTGCACAGAAGCGCCTCCAGCACGTCTTCATCGCGTTCGCTCTCGGTCTCGTCGGCGGCATCTTCGCGATGCGACTGTACGTCTGGCCGGAACTCCGCGAGGACCTGCTCGTCGAGACCGCGGAAATCATCGCCCAGACGCCGTTCGACGTCATCCTGATGCAGGTGAAGATCGGGCTGTTCACCGGCGTCGCGTTCATCGTCCCGGTCGTCCTCTACCACGCCCGCGAACCGCTACGGGAGCGGGACATGATCCCGGAGCTTCGCATCACGAAGTACCACGTCTTCGGCTTCGTCGTGGTGTTCCTGGGGCTGGCCGCCGTCGGCATCGCCTACGCCTACCTCCTGTTCTTCCCGCTGATGTTCGACTTCCTGGCGGGGAACGCCGTGGGGTCCGGGCTGGCGCCGAAGTACTCCATCGTGAAGTGGACGGAGTTCATCTTCTTCCTCGCACTGTCGTTCGCGCTCGCGGCCCAGCTACCTCTCCTGATGTCGGCGCTCTCGTACACCGGCATCGTCCCCTACGAGACGTTCCGGGACAAGTGGAAGTACGCCGTGATGGGCATCTTCGCGTTCGGCGCGATGTTCTCCCCGCCGGACCCGTTCACGCAACTGCTGTGGGCGACGCCGCTTATCCTGCTGTACGGACTGTCGCTGTACCTCTCGAAGGTCGTCGTGACGATGAAACGCGGCCGCGAACACGTCGACGTCGGTGGCGTGTTCCGCGAGCGCTGGAACCGCATCCTCGGCGTGGCCGTCCTCGGGTTCGGCGCGGGCTACGCGTTCGGCAACTTCGAGGGCGTCGCGGCGATCAACGACGGTCTCGCTGCCATCGGGTCGTCGGTGCGGCTCTCGACCGCGGCGGCGACGTTCGGCGTCCCGGCGGAGACGAGTTTCCTCCTGCTCGGCGCCATCTTCGCGGCGGTCGCGCTGCTCGCGGCGCTGTTCTACTACGTCTACGTCGCCGTCGAACGCGCCGCGAAGGCGGTCGCCGCGGCGGGCGGCGGCGCACCCACCGAGATCGACCTCGACGTCGTCGACGTCCAGGGCGTCCGCGCCGCACCCCCGGAGAAGTTCGCGTCGATGAGCGAGGACGAGGCGATGGCCGCCGCCCAGCGCGCGCTCGAGGACGGTGACGACCAGAAGGCCCAGGCCATCCTCGACCGCTTCGACGAGGTCCAGGCCGAACTCGAGGCCCAGGCCGAGGAGAGCGAGGACGAGTCCAACCCGGTCCAGAGCACGGCAGCGGGGATGATGGACGCGTTCACCGAGGAGGAGACGACCGAGGACGACATCGGCGGCTACTACTACGACATCCGGTTCATCCTCGGCAGCCTGCGCTCGCGGGCGTTCCGCATCGTCGGGACGTTCATGGCGCTTCTGGTCACCATCTTCGGGTGGTTCTACTACGGCGGGTTCGCGGAGCTGCGCGACGACTTCATCGCGCGCATCCCCCAGGACGTCCAGCCGGCGGGCGACGTCGCGTGGCCCATCACGCTCCACCCGGTCGAGGCGCTCGTCTTCCAGGTGAAGATCTCGACCGTGCTGGCGACCATCGGCGTGCTCCCCATCCTGATCTACTACATGTGGCCGGCGCTCGCCGACCGCGGCCTCGTCACCGGCGACCGGCGCACCATCCTGGTGTGGGGCGGCGGCATCGTCGGCGGCCTCGCGGTCGGGAGCTACCTCGGCTACTCGTTCGTGGCGCCGGAGCTCATCTCCTTCCTCGTCTACGACGCACTCCAGTCGGGGATGGTCATCAGCTACACCGTCAGCAACTTCGCGTGGATGGTGTTCCTGCTCACCGTCGGTATCGGCCTGCTGGCGGACATCCCGGTGACGATGGTGCTGTTCCACCTCGGCGGCATCGTCTCCTACGACACGATGCGGCGGCGCTGGCGCGTCCCCGTGCTCTCCATCTTCGCGTTCAGTTCCCTCGTCACGCCGGACAGCCTCTACACGATGTTCCTCATCGCGCTCCCGATGATCCTGATGTACTTCCTGGGGCTGGGGATACTGTTCGTCGTCACGCTCGGCGGCCGCCGCGGCGGGCCGCGGACGCCGGCCTCTGAGGCGTAA
- a CDS encoding ribbon-helix-helix domain-containing protein — MPKISVEVPEELLADLDEHVGDDGKFVNRSDAIRASIRKTLDVLDDIDDRHGRLDDEE; from the coding sequence ATGCCCAAGATCAGCGTGGAGGTGCCCGAGGAACTCCTCGCGGACCTCGACGAACACGTCGGCGACGACGGGAAGTTCGTGAACCGCAGCGACGCCATCCGGGCGTCCATCCGGAAGACCCTCGACGTCCTCGACGACATCGACGACCGCCACGGGAGGCTCGACGATGAGGAGTGA
- a CDS encoding queuosine precursor transporter: MRSEERLATGRIVLVGLFVTALVTAQLTASKILLFEIPFSLPFAESALVMPGAALAYALTFFASDCYSELYGRRAAQVMVNVGFAMTLVMLALVYTTIEAPIAGFSPVGQGEFSRVLWSSSNVVVGSLLAYVVSQNWDVIAFHAIRERTGSDLLWVRNVASTATSQAIDTVIFITVAFWAAPTLFGVGTANTLDEILALVVGQYVLKLGIAVLDTPFVYAVVGAFRDRGLGTTPVTE, encoded by the coding sequence ATGAGGAGTGAGGAGCGACTGGCGACCGGCCGCATCGTCCTCGTCGGCCTGTTCGTCACCGCGCTGGTGACCGCCCAGCTCACCGCCTCGAAGATCCTGCTGTTCGAGATCCCGTTCAGCCTCCCGTTCGCGGAGTCGGCGCTCGTGATGCCCGGCGCGGCGTTGGCCTACGCGCTGACGTTCTTCGCGTCGGACTGCTACTCCGAACTGTACGGCCGCCGGGCCGCCCAGGTGATGGTGAACGTCGGCTTCGCGATGACGCTCGTGATGCTCGCGCTCGTCTACACCACCATCGAGGCGCCCATCGCGGGGTTCTCGCCGGTCGGCCAGGGCGAGTTCTCCCGCGTGCTGTGGTCGAGTTCGAACGTCGTGGTCGGCAGCCTGCTCGCCTACGTCGTCAGCCAGAACTGGGACGTGATCGCGTTCCACGCCATCCGCGAGCGCACCGGCAGCGACCTCCTCTGGGTGCGGAACGTCGCGTCGACGGCGACCAGCCAGGCCATCGACACGGTCATCTTCATCACCGTCGCGTTCTGGGCGGCGCCCACCCTCTTCGGCGTCGGCACCGCGAACACGCTCGACGAGATCCTCGCGCTGGTCGTCGGGCAGTACGTGCTCAAACTCGGCATCGCCGTCCTGGACACGCCGTTCGTCTACGCCGTCGTCGGCGCGTTCCGCGACCGCGGCCTCGGCACCACCCCGGTCACGGAGTAG